One genomic segment of Terrihabitans soli includes these proteins:
- the pdeM gene encoding ligase-associated DNA damage response endonuclease PdeM, with amino-acid sequence MSLHAVVSPQARISDVMLIRGVPFMVLPEGALWQDDERMLIVADLHLEKGSAFAARGRGLMPPYDTAATLALLGRLISRFDPLTVVALGDSFHDSRAGERIDGRDVETLCALQKSRDWLWIAGNHDPEPPSCVEGEWQAEMSFRDIVLRHEPVMGSAPGEIAGHLHPVAKIYARGAGVRRRCVATDGMRAVLPAFGVYAGGLNVCDRAFGKLFRPGTLWAWMLGTNGVYRMPESRLAPDGH; translated from the coding sequence ATGAGCCTTCACGCTGTCGTCAGCCCGCAGGCGCGCATCAGCGATGTGATGCTGATCCGCGGCGTGCCGTTCATGGTGCTGCCCGAAGGCGCGCTCTGGCAGGACGATGAGCGCATGCTGATCGTCGCCGATCTGCATTTGGAGAAAGGCTCGGCCTTCGCCGCGCGCGGGCGCGGGCTGATGCCGCCTTACGATACGGCGGCAACGCTCGCTTTGCTCGGCCGCCTGATCTCGCGTTTCGATCCGCTGACGGTCGTGGCCCTCGGCGACAGCTTCCATGACAGCCGCGCCGGCGAGCGTATTGACGGGCGGGATGTCGAGACCTTGTGCGCGCTGCAGAAATCGCGCGACTGGCTGTGGATCGCCGGCAATCACGATCCCGAACCGCCGAGCTGCGTCGAGGGCGAGTGGCAGGCCGAGATGAGTTTCCGCGATATCGTCTTGCGGCACGAGCCGGTTATGGGCTCCGCGCCCGGCGAGATCGCCGGACATCTTCATCCCGTCGCCAAAATCTATGCGCGCGGTGCAGGCGTCCGCCGCCGCTGCGTTGCGACCGATGGCATGCGCGCCGTTCTGCCGGCCTTCGGCGTCTATGCCGGCGGGCTCAATGTCTGCGACCGCGCCTTCGGCAAGCTCTTCCGCCCGGGTACGCTCTGGGCCTGGATGCTCGGCACAAATGGCGTCTATCGCATGCCGGAAAGCCGCCTCGCTCCCGACGGGCACTGA
- a CDS encoding GNAT family N-acetyltransferase codes for MVFVVTNWRQMYPADIPRILEIQEEAYPWHQEDKAVFEDRLSLYPQGCLALDCEGELVGYILSHPWNADDPPPLDSTLGALPERPGTYYLHDLALLKSAYGKGHGARVVRHLAETAGAMDYPSMSLIAVNKSAPFWQKHGFVPRPLASLAVKMKSYGEGAVFMTRPLET; via the coding sequence ATGGTCTTTGTCGTGACCAATTGGCGGCAGATGTATCCCGCGGATATTCCAAGAATTCTTGAGATCCAGGAGGAGGCCTATCCCTGGCATCAGGAGGACAAGGCCGTTTTCGAGGACAGGCTTTCGCTCTATCCGCAGGGCTGCCTTGCGCTCGACTGCGAGGGCGAGCTTGTCGGCTATATCCTCAGCCATCCTTGGAATGCGGACGATCCGCCGCCGCTCGATTCCACGCTCGGCGCGCTTCCCGAGCGGCCCGGGACTTACTATCTGCACGATCTGGCACTGTTGAAATCGGCTTACGGCAAGGGCCATGGAGCCCGTGTTGTCCGCCATCTCGCGGAGACGGCGGGGGCCATGGACTATCCGTCCATGTCGCTGATCGCGGTCAATAAATCCGCGCCCTTCTGGCAGAAGCACGGCTTTGTGCCGCGGCCGCTGGCGAGTCTCGCGGTGAAAATGAAATCATATGGCGAAGGCGCGGTGTTCATGACACGGCCTCTCGAGACCTGA
- a CDS encoding ligase-associated DNA damage response exonuclease translates to MRPEDLLCPTPQGLCCRPAGVHVDPTRPVERALITHGHSDHARAGHGHVMATPETLRIMALRYGEDFAGSVQAVEYGEVVTLKGGVQVSFHPAGHVLGSAQILFEWKGFRAVVSGDYKRERDPTCAAFTPVPCDLFVTEATFGLPVFRHPKASDEIAKLVSSAELFPERAHLVGAYSLGKAQRVMALLREAGWEKPIYIHGALQKITEFYKEEGVPLGEVVHVASDERRNRGGDIIICPPSALQDIWSRKFPDPVNAVASGWMRVRARARQQGAELPLVISDHADWDDLGRTIKETGASDIWVTHGAEEALVYWCEQQGLKAKPLHLVGYGDEEAEEIAAPVDGA, encoded by the coding sequence ATGCGCCCCGAAGACCTCCTTTGCCCCACACCGCAAGGTTTGTGCTGCCGCCCCGCAGGCGTGCATGTGGATCCGACGCGCCCGGTCGAACGGGCGCTGATCACCCATGGCCATTCCGACCATGCGCGCGCCGGACACGGCCATGTGATGGCGACACCCGAGACGCTTCGCATCATGGCCCTGCGCTATGGCGAGGATTTCGCCGGATCGGTGCAGGCCGTCGAATATGGCGAGGTCGTCACGCTGAAAGGCGGGGTGCAGGTCTCGTTTCATCCCGCCGGGCATGTGCTCGGCTCGGCGCAGATCCTGTTCGAATGGAAAGGCTTTCGCGCCGTCGTCTCGGGCGATTACAAGCGCGAGCGCGATCCGACCTGCGCGGCGTTTACGCCGGTGCCCTGCGATCTCTTCGTCACCGAGGCGACTTTCGGGCTTCCCGTCTTCCGCCATCCGAAAGCTTCGGACGAGATCGCAAAGCTTGTCTCCTCGGCTGAACTTTTCCCGGAACGCGCTCATCTCGTCGGCGCCTATTCGCTCGGCAAGGCGCAGCGCGTCATGGCGCTGCTCCGCGAAGCGGGTTGGGAGAAGCCGATCTATATTCACGGCGCGCTGCAGAAGATCACCGAGTTCTACAAGGAGGAGGGCGTGCCGCTCGGCGAGGTCGTTCACGTCGCATCCGACGAGCGCAGGAACCGCGGCGGCGACATCATCATCTGTCCGCCCTCGGCGCTGCAGGACATCTGGTCGCGCAAGTTTCCGGACCCGGTGAACGCGGTCGCTTCCGGCTGGATGCGTGTGCGCGCCCGCGCGCGGCAGCAGGGCGCGGAACTGCCGCTGGTGATTTCCGATCATGCCGATTGGGACGATCTCGGAAGAACGATCAAGGAAACCGGCGCATCTGATATCTGGGTGACGCACGGCGCCGAAGAAGCGCTTGTCTACTGGTGCGAACAGCAGGGTCTGAAGGCGAAACCGCTGCATCTTGTCGGCTATGGCGATGAAGAGGCGGAGGAGATTGCAGCCCCGGTGGACGGCGCATGA
- a CDS encoding ligase-associated DNA damage response DEXH box helicase codes for MALAQKKPEGSHLPEPFARWFAGRCWSVRPHQTALLEQAERGRSTLLIAPTGAGKTLAGFLPSLVELYETPPKKFRRNVHTLYISPLKALAVDVARNVETPIAEMKLPVRIESRTGDTPQSKRQRQKTDPPDLLLTTPEQVSLLLASREAKNLFSGLRRIIVDEAHALAPTKRGDLLSLALARLRSLAPDATVTGLSATVSNPADLARWLTGEEAADLVTVEGGAQPDINIHDTEERLPWSGHAAKHALPAVYDEIKRHKMTLIFVNTRFIAEFAFQELWRLNTEDLPIALHHGSLDVGQRRRVEAAMAAGKLRAVVATSTLDLGIDWGDIDLVVHLGSPKGSSRLLQRIGRANHRMDEPSKAIIVPGSRFERVECEATRAAALAGEQDADMLRTGALDVLAQHILGMACAEPFDADALYTEVLSASPYAALSRMDFDAALNFVATGGYALRTYERFAKIRKTKEGHWRVSNPKIAQQYRMNVGTITEADMIKIRLMRGGGAGHTGPIGRGGRVLGELEEGFVSMLTAGDTFVFGGEILEFHAVVEDYAYCTRTNAKDPKVPSYAGARMPFSTGVAARVRQMIADPREWKAFPPQVQEWLDIQRTNSVLPGPDELLVETFPRGDRFFLTCYPFEGRNAHQTLGMLLTRRMERAKLRPMGFVATDYAVTVWGLGDVSARVKTGTVSIPSLFDEDMLGDDLEEWLAESSLMKRNFRDCALIAGLIERNFPGQRKSGRQVMMSSDLIYDVLRRHEPDHILLRAARADAARGLLDISRLSSMLARVKGRIVHKALDRVSPLAVPGILEIGREQVAGDAYESLLAETEAELEAEAMRTA; via the coding sequence TTGGCGCTGGCGCAGAAAAAACCCGAGGGCTCGCATCTGCCCGAGCCCTTTGCGCGCTGGTTCGCGGGGCGCTGCTGGAGCGTGCGTCCGCACCAGACGGCGCTTCTCGAGCAGGCCGAGCGCGGGCGCTCGACGCTGCTGATTGCGCCGACCGGCGCCGGCAAGACGCTCGCCGGTTTCCTGCCGAGCCTTGTCGAGCTTTACGAGACGCCGCCAAAAAAATTCCGCCGCAACGTGCACACACTCTACATCTCGCCCCTGAAAGCTCTGGCCGTCGACGTCGCGCGCAATGTCGAGACGCCGATTGCCGAGATGAAGCTGCCGGTCCGCATTGAGAGCCGCACGGGCGATACGCCGCAATCCAAACGCCAGCGCCAGAAAACCGATCCGCCCGATCTGTTGCTGACAACGCCCGAACAGGTCTCGCTCCTGCTGGCGAGCCGCGAAGCGAAAAACCTCTTCTCCGGCCTGCGCCGCATCATCGTCGACGAAGCCCATGCTCTGGCGCCGACCAAGCGCGGCGATCTTCTGTCGCTGGCGCTCGCGCGTCTCAGATCGCTCGCGCCGGACGCGACGGTGACGGGGCTTTCCGCGACGGTCTCCAATCCCGCCGATCTGGCGCGCTGGCTGACGGGCGAGGAGGCCGCCGATCTTGTGACCGTCGAAGGCGGCGCTCAGCCCGACATCAATATTCACGATACGGAAGAACGCCTTCCCTGGTCGGGCCATGCGGCCAAGCATGCGTTGCCGGCCGTCTATGACGAGATCAAGCGCCACAAGATGACGCTGATCTTCGTCAATACCCGCTTCATCGCCGAATTCGCTTTTCAAGAGCTGTGGCGTCTGAACACCGAAGACCTGCCGATCGCACTGCATCACGGCTCGCTCGATGTCGGCCAGAGACGGCGGGTGGAGGCGGCCATGGCCGCCGGCAAGCTGCGTGCGGTGGTCGCGACATCGACGCTCGATCTCGGCATCGACTGGGGCGATATCGATCTCGTCGTCCATCTCGGTTCGCCGAAAGGCTCATCGCGTCTCCTTCAAAGAATTGGCCGCGCCAATCACCGGATGGACGAACCGTCGAAAGCCATCATCGTGCCGGGCTCGCGCTTCGAGCGCGTCGAATGCGAGGCGACGCGGGCGGCGGCGCTCGCGGGCGAGCAGGATGCCGACATGCTCCGCACCGGCGCGCTCGATGTCCTCGCCCAGCATATTCTCGGCATGGCCTGCGCCGAGCCGTTCGATGCAGACGCGCTCTATACGGAAGTCTTGTCCGCCTCGCCCTATGCCGCGCTGTCGCGTATGGATTTCGACGCGGCGCTGAACTTTGTTGCGACGGGCGGTTACGCGCTCCGCACCTATGAGCGCTTTGCAAAAATACGTAAGACGAAGGAGGGACACTGGCGCGTCTCCAATCCGAAGATTGCCCAGCAATACCGGATGAATGTCGGCACGATCACCGAAGCCGACATGATAAAAATCAGGCTCATGCGCGGCGGCGGCGCGGGCCATACCGGGCCGATCGGCCGGGGCGGGCGGGTGCTCGGCGAACTCGAAGAGGGGTTCGTGTCGATGCTGACGGCCGGCGACACCTTCGTCTTCGGCGGCGAAATCCTCGAATTTCACGCCGTTGTCGAAGACTACGCCTATTGCACGAGAACGAATGCGAAAGATCCGAAAGTGCCGAGCTATGCCGGCGCGCGCATGCCCTTCTCGACCGGCGTTGCGGCGCGCGTGCGCCAGATGATCGCCGATCCGCGCGAATGGAAGGCCTTTCCGCCGCAGGTGCAGGAATGGCTCGACATCCAGCGCACGAATTCGGTTCTGCCGGGACCGGACGAGCTTCTGGTCGAGACCTTTCCGCGCGGCGACCGCTTCTTCCTCACCTGCTATCCGTTCGAAGGCCGCAACGCGCATCAGACTCTCGGAATGCTGCTGACGCGGCGCATGGAGCGCGCAAAGCTCAGGCCCATGGGTTTCGTTGCAACCGATTACGCGGTGACAGTGTGGGGGCTCGGCGATGTGTCCGCACGTGTCAAAACAGGCACAGTGTCGATCCCATCTTTGTTCGACGAGGATATGCTCGGGGACGATCTTGAGGAGTGGCTTGCCGAATCGAGCCTGATGAAGCGGAACTTCAGGGACTGCGCTCTTATCGCCGGATTGATTGAGCGGAACTTTCCGGGCCAGAGAAAGAGCGGTCGACAGGTGATGATGTCCTCCGATCTTATTTACGATGTGCTGCGCCGGCATGAGCCGGATCATATCCTTTTGCGGGCGGCGCGTGCGGACGCGGCTCGCGGCCTTCTCGACATCTCGCGCCTGTCCTCCATGCTGGCGCGCGTGAAGGGCCGCATCGTCCATAAAGCGCTTGATCGCGTTTCGCCGCTGGCCGTACCGGGCATCCTGGAAATCGGCCGCGAACAGGTCGCGGGCGATGCCTATGAATCGCTCCTGGCCGAAACCGAAGCCGAGCTTGAGGCTGAAGCCATGAGGACGGCATGA